A single genomic interval of Camelina sativa cultivar DH55 chromosome 11, Cs, whole genome shotgun sequence harbors:
- the LOC104726575 gene encoding subtilisin-like protease SBT5.4: protein MMRRYLSTQYSHTMSFQSLSLLLFVTLIASPAFALKKSYIVYFGSHAYPTQLASVHLDGVAHSHRTFLASFVGSHQNAQEAIFYSYKRHINGFAAVLDETEAAEIAKHPDVVSVFLNKGRKLHTTHSWKFMLLEKNGVVHKSSLWNKAGYGEDTIIANLDTGVWPESKSFSDEGYGAVPARWKGKCHKDVPCNRKLIGARYFNKGYLAYTGLPSNASFETSRDHDGHGSHTLSTAAGNFVPGANVFGIGNGTASGGSPKARIAAYKVCWPPVNGAECFDADILAAIEAAIDDGVDVISASVGGDAGDYMIDGIAIGSFQAVKNGVTFVASAGNSGPKPGTVSNVAPWIITVGASSMDREFQAFVALNNGQSFKGTSLSKPLPEDKMYSLISAAEGKVVNGSATDALLCKKGSLDPEKVKGKILVCLRGDNARVEKGQQAAAAGAVGMILCNDKASGNEIISDAHVLPASQIDYKDGEAVFKYLNSTKDPKGYIKAPTSALNIKPAPFMASFSSRGPNSVTPGILKPDITAPGVNIIAAFTEATSPTDLDSDHRRTPYNTESGTSMSCPHISGIVGLLKTLHPQWSPAAIRSAIMTTSRTRDNRRKPMVDESFKKANPFSYGSGHVQPNKAAHPGLVYDLTTGDYLDFLCAVGYNNTVVQLFAEDKQYMCRQGANLLDFNYPSITIPHLTDTITVTRKLKNVGPPATYNAHFREPLGVSVDVEPKQLNFNKTGEVKMFQMTLRPKSVKPSGSGYVFGELTWTDSHHYVRIPIVVQLSS from the exons ATGATGAGAAGATATCTGAGTACTCAATACTCTCACACAATGAGCTTCCaaagtttatctcttcttctcttcgtcacTCTCATTGCCTCTCCTGCATTTGCTCTTAAAAAg TCGTACATAGTGTACTTTGGATCTCACGCCTATCCTACTCAACTCGCTTCAGTCCATCTTGATGGTGTTGCTCACTCACATCGCACTTTTCTCGCATCTTTCGTGGGAAG CCATCAAAATGCACAAGAAGCAATCTTTTACTCATACAAGAGACATATCAATGGCTTCGCCGCGGTTCTTGACGAAACTGAAGCTGCAGAAATCGCCA AGCACCCTGATGTAGTCTCTGTATTCttaaacaaaggaagaaaactGCATACCACTCATTCATGGAAGTTCATGCTCCTTGAGAAAAATGGTGTTGTTCACAAGTCTTCACTGTGGAATAAAGCAGGATATGGAGAGGACACAATCATCGCTAACTTGGACACAG GTGTGTGGCCTGAATCAAAAAGCTTCAGCGATGAAGGGTATGGAGCTGTTCCGGCTAGGTGGAAAGGCAAATGCCATAAGGATGTTCCTTGTAACAG GAAGCTCATCGGGGCAAGGTACTTTAACAAAGGTTACTTAGCCTACACAGGCCTTCCCTCCAACGCCTCCTTTGAAACCTCTCGCGACCACGATGGTCACGGTAGCCACACTCTTTCCACGGCGGCCGGTAACTTTGTTCCCGGAGCTAATGTGTTTGGCATCGGGAACGGCACAGCCAGCGGCGGCTCTCCTAAAGCTAGAATTGCTGCTTACAAAGTGTGCTGGCCGCCTGTGAATGGCGCGGAGTGCTTTGATGCTGATATTTTGGCAGCGATTGAGGCTGCAATCGACGATGGTGTGGATGTTATCTCGGCTTCAGTGGGAGGAGACGCCGGAGATTACATGATCGATGGAATAGCCATTGGATCCTTCCAAGCCGTCAAAAATGGTGTGACGTTTGTGGCCTCTGCTGGAAATTCTGGTCCTAAGCCTGGAACTGTCTCAAACGTTGCACCATGGATTATTACAGTTGGAGCTAGCTCCATGGATCGGGAGTTTCAAGCCTTTGTTGCGCTGAACAACGGCCAAAGCTTTAAG GGAACAAGCCTCTCAAAGCCTTTGCCCGAAGATAAGATGTACAGCCTTATCAGTGCTGCAGAAGGTAAAGTGGTCAATGGAAGTGCGACGGATGC ATTGCTATGCAAGAAAGGTAGCCTAGACCCGGAGAAGGTGAAAGGGAAGATCTTAGTGTGTCTTAGAGGAGACAACGCACGAGTGGAGAAGGGACAGCAAGCGGCCGCTGCGGGGGCTGTGGGTATGATTCTATGCAACGACAAGGCGAGTGGAAACGAAATCATCTCAGACGCTCATGTTCTACCTGCTTCTCAAATTGACTACAAGGATGGTGAAGCTGTGTTTAAGTACCTAAATTCCACGAAAGATCCCAAAGGTTACATAAAAGCACCAACTAGTGCGCTGAACATAAAGCCTGCTCCTTTCATGGCCTCTTTCTCTTCTAGAGGACCAAACTCCGTCACACCAGGGATCCTCAAGCCTGACATCACTGCACCTGGTGTCAACATCATAGCCGCCTTCACGGAAGCCACAAGCCCTACGGACTTAGACTCTGACCATCGCAGAACTCCCTACAACACCGAATCAGGGACTTCTATGTCTTGTCCTCACATCTCCGGTATTGTTGGTCTCTTGAAGACACTTCACCCTCAATGGAGTCCTGCTGCTATCCGCTCTGCTATCATGACCACTTCAAGAACCAGAGACAACAGACGAAAGCCCATGGTTGATGAATCCTTCAAGAAAGCAAATCCCTTCAGCTACGGCTCAGGCCATGTCCAACCAAATAAAGCCGCTCATCCTGGTCTTGTCTACGATCTCACCACTGGAGACTACTTGGACTTCCTCTGCGCAGTTGGCTACAACAACACCGTAGTTCAACTCTTTGCCGAGGACAAACAGTACATGTGCCGCCAAGGAGCCAATCTTCTCGACTTCAACTACCCTTCGATCACTATCCCACACCTAACGGACACTATCACCGTAACCCGCAAACTCAAGAACGTTGGACCGCCTGCTACTTACAATGCTCATTTCCGAGAGCCACTTGGAGTAAGCGTCGACGTGGAGCCCAAACAACTCAATTTCAACAAAACTGGGGAG
- the LOC104726576 gene encoding zinc finger protein ZAT12 gives MVATSEEIKSTVDVTAANCLMLLSRVGQENVDGGGDQKRVFTCKTCLKEFHSFQALGGHRASHKKPNNNNNETLSSSGLVKKAKTTSHPCPICGVEFPMGQALGGHMRRHRNESGAAGALVTRALLPEPTVTTLKKSSSGKRVACLDLSLGMVENLNLKLELGRTVY, from the coding sequence ATGGTTGCGACATCGGAAGAGATTAAGTCGACGGTGGATGTCACGGCTGCGAATTGTCTGATGCTATTGTCAAGAGTTGGACAAGAAAACGTTGACGGTGGTGGAGATCAAAAACGCGTTTTCACATGTAAAACGTGTTTGAAGGAGTTCCATTCGTTTCAAGCCTTGGGAGGTCACCGTGCGAGTCACAAGAAgcctaacaacaacaacaacgagacCTTGTCGTCGTCTGGTTTGGTTAAGAAGGCTAAAACCACATCTCATCCTTGTCCCATATGTGGAGTTGAGTTTCCGATGGGGCAAGCTTTGGGAGGGCACATGAGGAGACACAGGAACGAGAGTGGCGCTGCAGGCGCGTTGGTTACACGCGCTTTATTGCCGGAGCCGACGGTTACGACGTTGAAGAAATCTAGCAGTGGGAAGAGAGTGGCTTGCTTGGATCTCAGTTTAGGGATGGTTGAGAATTTGAATCTGAAGCTGGAGCTTGGAAGAACagtttattga